Proteins co-encoded in one Candidatus Poribacteria bacterium genomic window:
- a CDS encoding YebC/PmpR family DNA-binding transcriptional regulator: MSGHSKWASIKHRKAAVDAKRGKLFSKLIKEITIAARIGGSDTQINPRLRSAVLTARSKNVPNDNIEKAILRGTGELDGVDYEEIVYEGYGPGGVALMIDVLTDNRNRAIADIRHILSKHGGNMGEPGSVSWLFDKRGWMIIEKGSIDEDELFMIALDSGAEDLTVQEDNLEIITSPENFEAVREGVEASGATILEAELTMLPQTTVQSEGKEAQRMLRLMEALEDSDDVQKVYANFDIPDDILEAAA; encoded by the coding sequence ATGTCAGGTCATTCAAAATGGGCATCAATTAAGCACCGGAAGGCTGCGGTTGATGCGAAACGTGGGAAGCTTTTCTCAAAATTGATTAAAGAGATTACCATTGCGGCGCGAATCGGTGGCTCTGATACCCAGATAAATCCGCGTTTGAGGTCGGCGGTGTTAACCGCGAGATCGAAGAATGTACCGAATGATAACATCGAAAAGGCCATTCTACGTGGTACTGGTGAACTTGACGGCGTGGATTACGAGGAAATCGTATATGAGGGATATGGTCCCGGCGGGGTTGCGCTCATGATCGATGTGTTGACGGATAACAGGAATCGAGCGATTGCTGATATTAGACATATCTTGAGCAAACATGGTGGGAATATGGGAGAACCCGGCTCGGTTTCATGGTTGTTTGATAAGCGCGGTTGGATGATTATCGAAAAGGGTAGTATTGACGAAGATGAGCTTTTTATGATTGCACTGGATTCAGGCGCGGAGGATTTGACAGTTCAGGAGGACAACCTAGAGATTATCACGTCTCCTGAGAATTTTGAGGCGGTCAGAGAAGGGGTTGAGGCGTCCGGGGCAACGATTCTGGAGGCTGAACTGACGATGCTTCCCCAGACTACGGTGCAATCGGAAGGTAAGGAAGCGCAGCGGATGTTGCGATTGATGGAGGCTTTGGAAGATAGCGACGACGTTCAGAAGGTTTATGCAAACTTCGACATCCCCGATGATATTTTGGAAGCTGCAGCTTGA
- the ruvC gene encoding crossover junction endodeoxyribonuclease RuvC gives MIILGIDPGIANTGYGIIKAESSTFTPLGFGSIRTSSKDESEQRLKIIHDELTQLADEYQPELFVLEDVIFSKNVSSAFAVGEARGIAKLVAANTNRRVYSYPPALIKQAVVGYGKASKRQVQEMVKLLLRLKEIPRPDHAADALAIAICHARSHKILQLRERHLKS, from the coding sequence ATGATTATTCTCGGCATAGATCCCGGAATCGCGAATACTGGCTATGGCATCATCAAAGCTGAGTCATCAACGTTCACTCCGCTCGGTTTCGGCAGCATCCGGACATCGTCAAAGGATGAATCTGAGCAACGTTTGAAAATTATTCATGACGAACTGACTCAGTTGGCTGATGAATATCAGCCGGAGTTATTTGTACTTGAGGATGTTATCTTTAGCAAGAATGTGAGCAGTGCGTTTGCTGTGGGAGAGGCAAGAGGTATCGCTAAACTAGTTGCTGCAAATACAAATCGACGGGTCTATAGTTATCCGCCTGCTCTGATTAAGCAAGCGGTTGTTGGATATGGTAAGGCGAGTAAGCGTCAAGTCCAAGAAATGGTTAAACTTTTGCTCAGGCTCAAAGAGATTCCTCGTCCAGATCACGCGGCAGATGCGCTTGCTATAGCAATTTGTCATGCACGTTCCCATAAAATACTTCAACTTCGTGAAAGGCACCTCAAGTCATGA